One genomic region from Paenibacillus antri encodes:
- a CDS encoding DEAD/DEAH box helicase: protein MPHKPHPLERFHPVLSAWFVRSFGEPTDVQLRAWDAIQGGGHTLIAAPTGSGKTLAALLPGLELVARAKSGPEPYAPGVRVLYVTPLKALNNDIHHHVVGFAAELDALAAEAASEASWRPITAGVRTGDTPQSTRASMLKRPPDVLVTTPESLYLLLLAEKSRDMLRTVRYVVVDEIHELVPSKRGAHLSLSLERLARLLEDGGGPAPQRVGVSATQKPLETAAAFLAGADASGAFRDAAIVESAMDKTYDIRVTVPDYAVATQDREAVWQALTDRVKQLMGAAKTALVFVNNRRLSERLVLRLNERFGEGFARAHHGSVSRERRLEAERLLKAGELRCLVATSSLELGIDVGHIEIVIQIDSPLSAASGIQRIGRAGHGVGDTSVGRILVRSRGALPETAVLARLVRERDIEPIAMTDAPVDVLAQQLTAAVSAAPSKAETLLSLVRGAAPYRGLPEGTFYSVLNLLAGYYPFAKPVLDWNRDTGELTARSNSRLAAMTGAGTIPSSANYPVYHGETKLQLGDLEEEFVHESSVGDVFQLGAHAWMIREIKHDRVIVSETANRYSEVPFWRGDAGGRGFALGERIGAFVRDFLDRLARQSDFELAEFLARTSGFDARASEELIDLVRRQEAASHMPTDRRLVVERYEDVSGQTHVVVHNYWGRRVNRAWLLALQRIWDESLPFPPYANAKDNGIELVFRSWQADALPRLWALTPETAEAALAEAVPASAMFAVTFRRMAETALLLSRGFARVPSWQKRIRAEELLQASLPFAEKFPLFGAALEECMRELDAASLKRALRRLNDGEIEVVSVESDAPSPLAVQFTLDYVAQMLYEGDAPSEELRRQLQQVSRDMAERMFGEERTKLALDPAALEAEAERLETGGRPVAGPEDVPALLKRRGDLTAAQLEKIAGPDAARWTEAAVAAGRVATVRVAGETRYIARDEVETYARFPADPEAAAFVLLRYIDGVVGFTAEELAERFGLAPADADAQVDRWAAEGRIEPAPFEAPSAGVPTYWTSRKVASRLVRLSLAAVRGGAAPVEPARWQRLLLARHGLDRPAAAAGADALRAALAPLQGLFLPAAQWESTILPARLPGYRKDELDLLCASGELVWLGRRRPGEKEGRIAFFLAGSERLMEGALSFGDAHRDAESAHPELLELLRQRGASFLTRLSADAGEPPSALLPKLVELVWEGRVANDQFAPIRNFLLAKGGLHPKLGSGHGRWYAVEPPSRGPNEEQERAVAWAKQLLLAFGGVTSAIVNAYAPFGWDAALPLFKQLEEWGVVARGLFVEGVTTLQFMERETISALRGWETPPPAEASPTGGVALVSAADPAVPYGVAAPWPDVPGADFARKPGNYLVFADGVWRYWLESNGKHIVRMTESADEAATLFPALRQLLRRGGLKRIRIETWNGRRAADAEDAVRPLLERGADRDGGSLVLWPSSLG from the coding sequence ATGCCGCACAAGCCCCATCCGCTCGAACGGTTCCACCCCGTCCTGTCCGCTTGGTTCGTCCGCTCGTTCGGCGAACCGACCGACGTCCAGCTCCGCGCCTGGGATGCGATCCAGGGCGGCGGCCATACGCTGATCGCCGCGCCGACCGGCTCCGGGAAGACGCTCGCCGCGCTGCTGCCCGGACTCGAGCTCGTCGCGCGCGCGAAGAGCGGCCCCGAGCCGTACGCGCCCGGCGTGCGCGTTCTCTACGTGACGCCGCTCAAGGCGCTGAACAACGACATCCACCATCACGTCGTCGGCTTCGCCGCGGAGCTGGACGCGTTGGCGGCGGAAGCGGCGAGCGAAGCTTCGTGGCGCCCGATTACCGCCGGCGTGCGCACCGGCGACACGCCGCAGAGTACGCGAGCCTCGATGCTGAAGCGGCCGCCGGACGTGCTCGTGACGACGCCGGAGTCGCTGTACTTGCTGCTGCTCGCGGAGAAGAGCCGGGACATGCTGCGCACGGTCCGGTACGTCGTCGTCGACGAAATCCACGAGCTCGTGCCGAGCAAGCGCGGGGCGCACCTCAGCCTGTCGCTCGAGCGGCTGGCGCGGCTGCTCGAGGACGGCGGCGGCCCGGCGCCGCAGCGCGTCGGCGTCTCCGCCACGCAGAAGCCGCTCGAGACGGCGGCGGCGTTCCTCGCCGGCGCGGACGCATCCGGCGCATTCCGCGACGCGGCCATCGTCGAGAGCGCGATGGACAAGACGTACGACATTCGCGTCACGGTGCCGGACTATGCCGTCGCGACGCAAGACCGCGAGGCGGTCTGGCAGGCGCTGACGGACCGCGTGAAGCAGCTGATGGGCGCAGCGAAGACGGCGCTCGTCTTCGTCAACAACCGCCGGCTGTCCGAGCGCCTCGTGCTGCGCCTGAACGAGCGGTTCGGCGAAGGCTTCGCCCGCGCGCATCACGGCAGCGTCTCCCGCGAGCGGCGGCTCGAGGCCGAGCGGCTGCTGAAGGCGGGCGAGCTGCGCTGCCTCGTCGCGACGTCGTCGCTCGAGCTCGGCATCGACGTCGGGCATATCGAGATCGTCATCCAGATCGATTCGCCGCTGTCGGCCGCTTCCGGCATTCAGCGCATCGGCCGCGCCGGGCACGGCGTCGGCGACACGAGCGTCGGCCGCATCCTCGTGCGCAGCCGCGGCGCGCTGCCCGAGACGGCCGTGCTCGCGCGCCTCGTCCGCGAGCGCGACATCGAGCCGATCGCGATGACGGACGCGCCGGTCGACGTGCTCGCGCAGCAGCTGACGGCCGCCGTATCCGCCGCGCCGTCGAAGGCCGAGACGCTGCTGTCGCTCGTCCGCGGGGCGGCGCCCTACCGCGGGCTGCCGGAGGGGACGTTCTACAGCGTATTGAACTTGCTCGCGGGATATTACCCGTTCGCGAAGCCCGTGCTCGACTGGAACCGGGACACGGGCGAGCTGACGGCGCGGAGCAACTCGCGCCTCGCCGCCATGACCGGCGCGGGCACGATTCCGTCGAGCGCGAATTACCCGGTCTACCACGGCGAGACGAAGCTGCAGCTCGGGGACCTCGAGGAAGAGTTCGTCCACGAATCGAGCGTCGGAGACGTGTTCCAGCTCGGCGCCCACGCCTGGATGATCCGCGAGATCAAGCACGACCGCGTCATCGTCAGTGAAACCGCCAACCGCTACAGCGAGGTGCCGTTCTGGCGGGGCGACGCCGGCGGGCGCGGCTTCGCGCTGGGCGAACGCATCGGCGCGTTCGTACGAGACTTCCTAGACCGCCTCGCCAGGCAATCGGACTTCGAGCTCGCCGAGTTTCTCGCTCGGACGAGCGGCTTCGACGCTCGCGCCTCGGAGGAGCTAATAGATCTCGTCCGCCGGCAGGAGGCGGCGTCGCACATGCCGACCGACCGGCGCCTCGTCGTCGAGCGGTACGAAGACGTGTCCGGACAGACGCACGTCGTCGTGCACAACTATTGGGGCCGGCGCGTTAACCGGGCGTGGCTCCTGGCGCTGCAGCGCATCTGGGACGAGTCCCTCCCGTTCCCGCCGTATGCGAACGCCAAGGACAACGGCATCGAGCTCGTCTTTCGCTCTTGGCAAGCCGACGCGCTGCCGAGGCTGTGGGCGCTGACGCCGGAGACGGCGGAGGCGGCGCTCGCGGAGGCGGTGCCGGCGTCCGCCATGTTCGCCGTGACGTTCCGGCGCATGGCCGAGACGGCGCTGCTGCTCTCCCGCGGCTTCGCGCGCGTGCCGTCGTGGCAGAAGCGCATTCGCGCCGAAGAGCTGCTTCAAGCGTCGCTCCCGTTCGCGGAGAAGTTCCCGTTGTTCGGCGCGGCGCTCGAGGAATGCATGCGCGAGCTGGACGCGGCGAGCCTGAAGCGCGCCCTGCGCCGGCTGAACGACGGCGAGATCGAGGTCGTCTCGGTCGAGAGCGACGCGCCGTCGCCGCTGGCCGTGCAGTTCACGCTCGACTACGTGGCGCAGATGCTGTACGAAGGCGACGCGCCGAGCGAGGAGCTCCGGCGGCAGCTGCAGCAGGTCAGCCGCGACATGGCGGAGCGGATGTTCGGCGAGGAGCGGACGAAGCTCGCCCTCGATCCGGCCGCGCTCGAAGCCGAAGCGGAGCGCCTCGAAACCGGAGGCCGTCCGGTCGCCGGACCGGAGGACGTGCCGGCGCTGCTCAAGCGCCGAGGCGACTTGACCGCGGCGCAGCTCGAGAAGATCGCCGGGCCGGACGCCGCCCGGTGGACGGAGGCGGCCGTCGCGGCGGGCCGCGTCGCGACGGTGCGCGTCGCCGGCGAGACGCGGTATATCGCCAGGGACGAGGTCGAGACGTACGCGCGGTTCCCCGCCGACCCGGAGGCGGCGGCGTTCGTGCTGCTGCGATATATCGACGGGGTCGTCGGCTTTACGGCGGAGGAACTCGCGGAACGGTTCGGGCTCGCGCCCGCCGACGCCGACGCCCAAGTCGACCGTTGGGCCGCCGAAGGCCGGATCGAGCCCGCGCCGTTCGAGGCGCCAAGCGCAGGCGTCCCGACGTATTGGACGAGCCGCAAGGTCGCCTCCCGCCTCGTGCGGCTGTCGCTCGCCGCGGTGCGCGGCGGCGCGGCGCCCGTCGAGCCGGCGCGCTGGCAGCGGCTGCTGCTCGCGCGGCACGGCCTGGACCGGCCCGCGGCGGCGGCCGGCGCCGACGCGCTGCGCGCCGCCCTCGCGCCGCTGCAAGGACTGTTCCTCCCCGCCGCGCAATGGGAGTCGACGATTTTGCCGGCGCGCCTCCCCGGCTACCGCAAGGACGAGCTCGACCTGCTGTGCGCGTCCGGCGAGCTCGTCTGGCTCGGCCGGCGGCGCCCCGGCGAGAAGGAGGGCCGCATCGCCTTCTTCCTCGCCGGGTCGGAGCGTCTGATGGAGGGCGCCTTGTCGTTCGGCGACGCCCATCGAGACGCCGAGTCGGCCCATCCCGAGCTGCTCGAGCTGCTTCGGCAGCGGGGCGCTTCGTTCCTGACGCGCCTGTCGGCCGACGCCGGCGAACCGCCGTCCGCGCTGCTGCCGAAGCTCGTCGAGCTCGTCTGGGAGGGGCGCGTCGCGAACGATCAATTCGCGCCGATCCGCAACTTCCTGCTCGCGAAGGGCGGACTCCACCCGAAGCTCGGCTCGGGCCACGGCCGCTGGTACGCGGTCGAGCCGCCGTCCAGGGGACCGAACGAAGAGCAGGAGCGCGCCGTCGCCTGGGCGAAGCAGCTGCTGCTCGCGTTCGGCGGCGTCACCTCCGCCATCGTGAACGCGTACGCGCCGTTCGGCTGGGACGCCGCGCTGCCGCTCTTCAAGCAGCTCGAGGAGTGGGGCGTCGTCGCGCGCGGCTTGTTCGTCGAAGGCGTGACGACGCTGCAATTCATGGAACGCGAAACGATCTCCGCGCTGCGCGGCTGGGAGACGCCGCCTCCCGCGGAAGCGTCCCCGACCGGCGGCGTCGCGCTCGTCAGCGCGGCGGACCCGGCCGTCCCGTACGGCGTCGCGGCGCCTTGGCCTGACGTCCCCGGCGCCGACTTCGCGAGGAAGCCCGGCAACTACCTTGTCTTCGCGGACGGCGTCTGGCGCTATTGGCTCGAATCGAACGGCAAGCATATCGTCCGCATGACCGAATCGGCCGACGAGGCCGCGACGCTGTTCCCGGCGCTGAGGCAGCTCCTGCGCCGCGGCGGGCTGAAGCGCATCCGCATCGAGACGTGGAACGGCCGCAGAGCCGCGGACGCCGAAGACGCCGTCCGGCCGCTGCTCGAGCGCGGCGCCGACCGCGACGGCGGCTCCCTCGTCCTATGGCCGAGCAGTCTCGGGTAG
- a CDS encoding RCC1 domain-containing protein, with protein MKKHKMLRTCAAVLALTAGMQLGFPAVSHGAEAAALQGVVKDAAGAPMPGVTVQLHTDYESHSVVTDTYGHYGFNEVYDEVSSLQVATPGYRAFAAKDVDVGGGGALDVHLTPYAGTEVGAWKAASQTSRHLVLLAGDGTVWTVGDNSDGQLGDGTTIDRYVLMQVPDLTDVVEVAAGEEFTLALKSDGTVWAWGDNGSGQLGDESGLDRWFPAEVPGLADVVSIAVGKYHALAADANGKVYGWGENYNGQLGVEPTGAAYVLKKPTLIPDLNGVTKVVAGDYFSAALSEGNVFTWGSDSFRQLGRMTDPYTNLYYKPLPATGVSDATLIAAADDSMLAAGGGTIWGWGNNDSGQLTYNFGASGKNEVSGIGTILSLAAGDRHSVAVTVTGAVYTWGGNGDGQLGRGSYPLTSPQPVTALNDAVSVSSGENTVFALRADGSFWYWGLGAGMEDILGLQERRYAPYLVPALEQLDVWSRTTVSGTVTDVANGSPIEGANVRVSWGEGGSTEMTTEADGTFAFQLPPYDNYNIVVEKDGYWSSTNDWFELAPGSVGATINPVLEVGIPRIELNGDPIVILKPGDPYVDAGYYSVTDDKDEELYVEVSGAVNAAEPGVYRIEYTVEDSDGYVTTVYRTVLVLSDDPEPAASEATFIDTLPIESVIDGTLFWRVDEGTAPETYYIVVADGDRNIQYSLGEVEVNEAGLYSFRLPDWIESAESNAFIGILAGAHKASYVPIADAATPEDVFAQVRTAADRAGDGFRMDDAAAFLRYAPDLTGDGSFDRIDVTLLLRAIPSIAFE; from the coding sequence ATGAAAAAACACAAGATGCTGCGGACGTGCGCCGCGGTTTTGGCTTTGACGGCCGGGATGCAGCTCGGCTTCCCGGCCGTGTCGCACGGGGCGGAGGCGGCGGCGCTGCAGGGCGTCGTCAAGGACGCGGCCGGCGCGCCGATGCCGGGCGTAACGGTGCAGCTGCATACGGATTACGAGTCGCATTCCGTCGTCACGGATACATACGGGCATTACGGGTTTAATGAAGTATACGACGAGGTTTCGTCGCTGCAGGTCGCCACGCCGGGGTATCGGGCGTTCGCGGCGAAGGATGTGGACGTCGGCGGAGGCGGGGCGCTCGACGTGCATTTGACGCCGTACGCCGGGACGGAGGTCGGCGCGTGGAAGGCCGCCAGCCAGACGTCGCGGCATCTCGTCCTGCTGGCGGGGGACGGCACGGTGTGGACCGTCGGCGACAATTCGGACGGACAGCTCGGGGACGGGACGACGATCGACCGATACGTTCTGATGCAGGTGCCCGACTTGACGGACGTCGTGGAGGTAGCGGCCGGCGAGGAGTTTACGCTGGCGCTCAAGTCCGACGGTACGGTGTGGGCGTGGGGCGATAACGGGTCCGGCCAACTCGGCGACGAGTCGGGGTTGGATCGTTGGTTCCCGGCCGAGGTGCCGGGGCTCGCGGACGTCGTCTCGATCGCGGTCGGGAAGTATCACGCGCTGGCGGCCGATGCGAACGGCAAGGTGTACGGCTGGGGGGAGAATTACAACGGGCAGCTTGGCGTCGAGCCGACCGGCGCCGCGTATGTCCTGAAGAAGCCGACGTTGATTCCTGACTTGAACGGCGTCACGAAGGTCGTCGCCGGGGATTACTTCTCGGCGGCGCTGTCCGAGGGGAACGTATTCACATGGGGCAGCGACAGCTTCAGGCAGCTTGGGCGGATGACAGATCCCTACACGAATCTCTATTACAAGCCTTTGCCGGCGACGGGGGTCTCCGACGCGACGTTGATCGCCGCGGCCGACGACTCGATGCTCGCTGCAGGAGGCGGCACGATCTGGGGCTGGGGGAATAACGATTCGGGGCAGCTGACCTATAACTTCGGAGCTAGCGGAAAAAATGAAGTTTCCGGAATCGGTACGATTCTATCGCTGGCGGCGGGAGACCGACATTCGGTCGCGGTCACGGTAACCGGCGCCGTGTACACGTGGGGCGGTAACGGAGACGGTCAGCTCGGCCGCGGTTCCTACCCATTGACTTCGCCGCAGCCGGTAACCGCGTTAAACGATGCGGTCTCCGTCTCGTCCGGCGAAAACACGGTGTTCGCCCTCCGCGCCGACGGCAGCTTCTGGTATTGGGGCTTGGGCGCGGGCATGGAGGACATTCTCGGTCTCCAAGAAAGACGATATGCGCCGTATTTGGTCCCGGCTCTGGAGCAATTGGACGTATGGTCCCGTACGACCGTCTCCGGGACGGTGACGGACGTCGCGAACGGCTCGCCGATCGAAGGCGCGAACGTTCGGGTCTCCTGGGGCGAGGGGGGCAGTACCGAAATGACGACCGAGGCGGACGGCACCTTCGCCTTCCAACTCCCGCCGTACGATAACTATAATATTGTTGTAGAAAAGGACGGGTATTGGTCGTCAACGAACGATTGGTTCGAGCTCGCTCCCGGTTCGGTCGGCGCGACGATCAACCCGGTGCTCGAGGTCGGTATACCTCGGATCGAACTGAACGGCGACCCGATCGTAATCCTGAAGCCGGGCGATCCGTACGTGGATGCAGGGTATTACTCCGTAACGGACGATAAGGACGAGGAACTGTACGTCGAGGTCTCAGGCGCCGTGAACGCCGCCGAACCTGGGGTGTACCGAATCGAGTATACGGTAGAGGATTCCGACGGATACGTAACGACAGTATACCGCACTGTACTCGTCTTGTCGGACGACCCGGAGCCGGCCGCGAGCGAAGCGACGTTCATCGATACACTGCCGATCGAATCCGTTATCGACGGCACCCTGTTCTGGAGAGTCGATGAGGGGACAGCGCCCGAAACGTACTACATCGTCGTCGCGGACGGCGATCGAAACATTCAGTACTCGTTAGGCGAGGTAGAAGTGAACGAGGCGGGACTATACAGCTTCAGATTGCCTGATTGGATCGAGAGCGCGGAATCGAACGCATTCATCGGCATCTTGGCCGGCGCTCATAAAGCGTCGTACGTGCCGATCGCGGATGCGGCGACGCCGGAGGACGTGTTCGCGCAAGTGCGGACGGCCGCCGATCGGGCGGGAGACGGGTTCCGCATGGACGACGCCGCAGCGTTCCTGCGCTACGCTCCCGACCTTACCGGCGACGGATCGTTCGATCGGATCGACGTCACGCTATTGCTGCGTGCGATTCCGAGCATCGCTTTCGAATAA